One part of the Canis lupus dingo isolate Sandy chromosome 14, ASM325472v2, whole genome shotgun sequence genome encodes these proteins:
- the LOC112670646 gene encoding translation initiation factor IF-2-like yields MASFGLRSAVQPLLRPLSGGWPGSPQAGFARPSQAARGAPGAPGATCCISAQNCSSGCASGGRRGRARPELFVCSLSPESWIPWHGFSPPSGFPSCRREPFQELLGARLGCGAPAARPPQPAARASRSPDPGPRSRSRSRSAASVQQPEGGAGGAQAASGRDPSRRVAGKPGGNSFFPHSAPRGCRRRKRRRRREDRPRLGEEETLSGSASGQPEPGTPSEKNQYTRHFGAPGAPLLFFVRSHWLFQVSPCGKSRQHGACKPFCKKKFRAALGCLQGAVGGPPSEEARGEKTKKLLAFKLNHWIYLGWSCEPVV; encoded by the exons ATGGCCTCTTTCGGACTCCGCAGCGCGGTCCAGCCCCTCCTCCGCCCTTTGTCCGGTGGCTGGCCCGGGTCTCCGCAGGCGGGCTTCGCCCGGCCAAGTCAGGCGGCTCGGGGCGCTCCGGGAGCTCCGGGTGCTACTTGTTGCATTTCTGCACAAAACTGTTCCTCCGGCTGTGCGtcgggggggcggagggggcgagCCAGACCTGAGCTTTTTGTTTGCAGCTTGAGTCCGGAGAGCTGGATTCCCTGGCACGGATTCTCCCCGCCGAGCGGATTCCCCAGCTGCAGGCGGGAGCCCTTCCAAGAGCTCCTCGGGGCGCGGCTTGGCTGCGGCGCCCCGGCGGCTCGgcccccgcagcccgcagcccgcgccTCCCGgtccccggaccccggaccccggtcccggtcccggtcccggagCGCGGCCTCGGTGCAACAGCCGGAGGGAGGAGCCGGGGGTGCGCAGGCTGCGTCCGGAAGGGACCCAAGTCGGCGAGTGGCGGGCAAACCGGGCGGAAATTCGTTCTTCCCACACTCTGCCCCCCGGGGATGCAGGCGGAGAAAGAGGAGACGGCGGAGGGAGGACAGACCCCGACTGGGGGAGGAGGAAACGCTAAGTGGCTCCGCGTCTGGTCAGCCCGAGCCCGGGACGCCGAGTGAGAAAA atcaGTACACCAGGCATTTCGGAGCACCAGGAGCGCCGCTCCTCTTTTTCGTTAGAAGTCACTGGCTCTTCCAGGTGTCACCTTGCGGGAAATCCAGGCAGCACGGAGCATGCAAACCTTTCTGCAAAAAAAAGTTTAGGGCAGCGTTAGGTTGTCTGCAAGGAGCTGTCGGTGGACCCCCGTCGGAAGAGGCCAG aggagAGAAGACTAAGAAGCTACTGGCTTTCAAATTGAACCACTGGATATACCTGGGATGGAGCTGTGAGCCTGTAGTGTGA